DNA sequence from the Thunnus maccoyii chromosome 7, fThuMac1.1, whole genome shotgun sequence genome:
accCGCTACAACTTTGAAACCATCAACGAATTAATCATACATGACATGTTTCTAAACTTCATGTCCCAGGTAAACTTCAGTAAAATATTATTGAgagcagggggaaaaaaattctCCCTCTAGTGGTTTTTCCTAATAGTTTCCTAACAGAAAattgattgtgtgtgttgatggCTTTACCTCCTCTCAAACATTGTCTATGTATGGGGTGCAACAGGGCTCCATTCTAGgaccaattttattttctctttatttactcCCTTTGGGCCACATTATCAAAGAAtgtcatatttcatttcattgctaCGCAGATGATACTCAGCTGTACTTGTCCTGCAAACCTTCTGGATCAGCTAAGTTATCTTCCCTACATAATTGCCTAGCTATGGTTAAGGATTGGATGGCAGTAAATTTTCTTCAGTTTAACTCCTCCAAGATGGAAATCCTTATTATAGCCCCTGAGCACACTCATGGCCAAGTTCTGCGTGCTCTTGGTTCTCTAGCTCAGCATGTTGTACCCACTCTTAAAAACCTCGGAGTAATTTTAGACCATAACCTCGAGTAACCATAACCATGTTAAAAGGCTCAGATGAGTTTTTTCCAATTGAGAAATATCTCTAGAATTagatcttttattttgtttaataataTTCAAAGAGtgattcatgcttttatcatttctcaaatgttaaaatcaAGAAAGCATGATCATATTTTGGCTTCCCTTCACTGCTGCCTGTCCATTTtgtaattgattttaaaattttagtcTTGACTTTCAACGCCCTGAATGGTATGGCACTGAGCTACCTGGCTGAGCTCCTAACTCATTACTCACCAGCATTTAGCTCGAGATCCCCTGATAAGCTCCAACCTTTTGGAACAGCTTACCAGAGGAACTTAAACTAGAAAATTCACTGCCTTCTGCTAAATCATCTCTCAAAGCTTACTTCTACCGCATGGctttttcttaattattttatgtgttacttattttatgttgcttttctgtgtacttttattgattatttttatcattacttttaactgttttatgtgttatttcatttgCTGACTGTGATTTTGTATGtgattacttttctttttttgttcttgtttgtgaagcactttgtaatggttgttttgaaaagtgctatataaataaagtttattatcatcattaataGGTTCACACATTTTAATTGCAAGACATATGTGAACCATTGACTTTTGTCACACAATTGTCTGTAAAATTATTTGAAGTATTCTTTTCTGTAACTTCAACAAATCTTTTCTGCAAGTTTTTCCAATGTGTATAAAATCAGAATGATGAAtatgaacagatttttttagGTAATAGAATACCTACAGTTTCTACAAGATTTAGGATTTCTTGACTTCCAGCTTGGCCAGGAACTCCTCTATTTCTCCACATATTGGgctcctgtttctttttttaatcttcttcAGAACTTTGATGCTATTGTATCGTAAGAAGGATTGTTGCGGTATTTCTGCCGCCTTCATGTGATATTCTATTGACCTGTTGTAATCTCGTCGATCAAACTGCAAGTATTTTGCGTAGCAGTTGTAGAGCATCTGTTTGTCTGCAGGTTCCAGATGGCTTTCTAGCAGTTCCTGGTAAATCTGCTCAGCTTCAGCCAAGTCGTGATTTGACTTTGCGTATATATTTGCAAGGGTTATCTTCTTCAGAAGTGATGAATGAGGGTAAAGAGAAATGACTTCTTTATGGAGACTGATTGCTCTGTCTGTTGTGCTTTGCTTTAGCTGACTGTCACTGTGAAAAACGATCCTCCATTTGTAGCAGAGTGCAGCACAAGTCTTCAGGAAACAATTATCTGGATGTTTTTCCAGAGCTTCCTCTGCCAGAGCAATAGCTTCATCAACAGatacatattttctgtaaaCCCATAATAACTCTTTCATACCACTGTAGCTGCTGACAGGATTCTTCAAAACCTTTCTGGCTAACTCCTGTGCTTCATCTTCAATTCTTTCTCCTTTCCTAGCACGCTGCTCAAGGTCGAGAACAGCAAGGTACAAGTTCTCTGGATCCTGTTCCTTGGCCATTCTCATTTCCTCCAGGATGTCTTCTCCCACTGGTGTGTTGCCATACTTTTGAACATTCACTAATGCTATGACATGGCTGGTGTTCCACTCCACCATGTCGGGCTGAATCCTGATTGCTCTCTGGAAGTAATCTGCAACCAGCAAccttttgtctttgtcaaaCTTCATCAGGGTCCAGGCTTTTTCAGCGTAGATCTCTGGATGGAGCTCGTCCAGGGATGGAGATGGGTATTCTTTCAGCAGGGTTTCGACTTTTGACAGGTAAGTCTGACTCTCTGCTTGTTCTCCCAGGTGGTGGTGCAGCCAAGCCAGGTTCCCGTAGTTTACCACCAACCAGGGACCTTCATCTGAGACAGTTTTTCTCAACTGGCAGAAGGCCTCTGCAGCCCTACTGAAGAAACACCGGGCATCTTCAGTGAAGCCAAGCTGGTAGTGAATGTACCCCTGCAGGTTGTAAATGTGACCCAGCCAGCTGTTTCCCTCCTCAGTGCCGATGTCCTCCAGCTTGTCCCTAAGACGGAAAAGTTTGGTCCTGCTTAGGTTGATGTCCCACGTGAAGTGGCACTCCAGGGCCTTCAGTTTGGCCTCCTGTATTGACTGACTCTGAGCAGCACTGATGGAGAATAAATATAACATCAACAGCATGTCAATATAATATGCTCTGAAGCttgatatgttttgtatgttgaTTTGTTCTGTCATGattcttgtttgtgtttctctcgCCCTTTCTGCCTCTGTCCCTACCTTCAGTCCCGCACTCTTCTGGCCTTGCCATTCTCTATCTGTTGACAAGATTCTCCCGGATTTTCTACCTGGTTATCACACCCATATGCTCACTTGTTTCCACTCCCTAATTGTCTGCACCTGCTGCACATTCCCTCATTAGCTCCCCAGTGCGTTTACCGGTCTCAGTCATTCACTCCCTGCCAGTTCATCCATGTTGCCTCATGGGACATTTGCTTTCTAGCCATCCTGATACTATGCGTTCCTGATTCTTATCCTGACGCTTATGTattcctgttgtttttatggCAAGAATATCAACAATAGGAACTGCTGTTTTATGACCTACCTGCCCCGTCcctttatatttgtatatttgtatatttcccCCAATTTGGATTGTCTCCCTGCTGACTACCTGTAAGCCTGTCTTTTGATTTGAGCATCAAAGCCCCTTTCATTCAACCTGTCTATCTGTAGTGTCTGCATTTGGATCCTTCACCTGTTTGCCCTgttcagaggaaaaaagaaggaagCAACAAACACAGGCACAATGAATAGATGTGAATGAAGGAAGCAAGAGACGAGAAAATAAGAatctgaaggaaaaaaggaaaaaaggcaGGAAGGCAAGGAAAAGGCAAAAGTGACTGAAGTTAAGACATGGAGAAGTGagctgaaagacagagaggaaggaaataaatggaggaaaaaagagaacagggaagacagaaagaatgaAATAGAGAAATGAAGGGAGGAGAT
Encoded proteins:
- the LOC121900626 gene encoding interferon-induced protein with tetratricopeptide repeats 1B-like; amino-acid sequence: MGVITSAAQSQSIQEAKLKALECHFTWDINLSRTKLFRLRDKLEDIGTEEGNSWLGHIYNLQGYIHYQLGFTEDARCFFSRAAEAFCQLRKTVSDEGPWLVVNYGNLAWLHHHLGEQAESQTYLSKVETLLKEYPSPSLDELHPEIYAEKAWTLMKFDKDKRLLVADYFQRAIRIQPDMVEWNTSHVIALVNVQKYGNTPVGEDILEEMRMAKEQDPENLYLAVLDLEQRARKGERIEDEAQELARKVLKNPVSSYSGMKELLWVYRKYVSVDEAIALAEEALEKHPDNCFLKTCAALCYKWRIVFHSDSQLKQSTTDRAISLHKEVISLYPHSSLLKKITLANIYAKSNHDLAEAEQIYQELLESHLEPADKQMLYNCYAKYLQFDRRDYNRSIEYHMKAAEIPQQSFLRYNSIKVLKKIKKRNRSPICGEIEEFLAKLEVKKS